Within Mustela lutreola isolate mMusLut2 chromosome 10, mMusLut2.pri, whole genome shotgun sequence, the genomic segment CTTTCTCAGCTCTTTGTCAGGCCAGACGGGGAAGTCACTGCATCCGAGGCCAGGACGCGGGCCAGGACCGCGGCCGGCGGGGGGGAGCACCCCCAGGGCGCACCGCCCTTCTCTCCCCCAGGCGGGCCTTTCAGGGTGGGCAGAGCTGCTCTGCCTCGTGACCgctcaggctctgctctcccCCAAGTGCGAGGGGTTTGGAAGGAGCTGCTGGTGGGGGGGTTGGGTCTCTCCTACGAGCGGGTGAACGCCGCAGGGGCGCTAGCCCCCTCCCCGAGCCACGCTCCTCAAGTGCCTGAACCAGGTGCCCGGGACCTGTGTCCCCCACAGCCAGCCCCGGGGACGGGGATCGCCGCGCCCGTCGGTCTGCAGGCGCCCGGCCGGGCAGCGGGAGGCGGCGACCAGGCGGGGCGCGGGGCTGGGTCGCCTCCCCCGCAGCAGTGAAGCGGAGCGCGAGTGCCCGACCCCCGGGGAGGGGGGCGCGGCTAGGCCGGGCGGGAGCTGGAGGCGGGGCGCTGCCGCGAGGCTCGGGGGCGGGGAGGAATCCGCGCGGCTCGAGTGCGGCGGGCTGGGCGGCAGGTGGGGGCGGACGGGcggggcggcggggtgggggggcggcccGGTTCGGGGCGGGGCGGGCTCTGGGTTCTGCGCTCCGTCCGCCCTCGCGCCCGCGCCGCGCGCCCTCCCGCTCCCGCCCAGCCTGTGCTGCTACCGCGGCCGCCGGAGAAGCAACTTCTCGAGCGCCCGCGACCGGCGGGACCTCGGCGCCGTCCCCGGTCCAGCGCCGAGCGCCGAGGCCATGGACACGCTGATCGGGCTGCTGCCCCCGCTCCTGCTGCTCTGCGCGCAGCAGCCCCGCGGCGCCAGGTAAGCAACCCGGGGTCCGCGCTGCTGCCAGGGTCGCCCTCGGTGGGGAGAACCCTCGGGCCTTCATCCCCATCCCCCGCGCCTGTCTACCTCCGCCCCCGGCTTCATCGCCCCCGTCGACTCCCGTCTTCATCCCTCCGTGTCCACCCCCATCTCCCCGCGAGGACTTTCCTCCCCCGACCCCGACTGCCCCGCGGGCTCTTCTCTCGGGACTCACCGCGCCGCTGCCCTTGGGGCGCGGGCCGCGGCCACTCCAGCTGCGGGCGCCCCCGGGTGCTGTCCGCCGTCCCGGTGCTGAACCGGCGCCGCTCGGCCGGCCGAGGGCGGGGGAGACGCTCCCAATCCTCCGGGGTGCCCGGGCTCGCCGGGGTCCTCCGCCCCAGAGGCGCTTGGCCGGCCCCTGGCTGGCTGGTGCCCTTCCAGGCGCGGGCTGAGCGCTCGGCTCCGCACGAgctgcaggcaggcaggaaggagcgATCCTGAGGACACGGGGGAGGAGGCTGCTCCCTTTCCCATGGGAGCAGAGCTACACAGACGAGCTTCCGCTGCAGCTAGCAGGGCTGGGGTGGAGAGATGAGGGCTGTGGGTGGTCGTCAGAAAGTTCCGGCTCAGGACACCGGAGTCTCCTTTCCGGGGCCCTTTCAAATGGAATCCGCTGAATTCCAGAGTATGCAGGTGGGAAGGAGCCCACTgcctggttgggggtgggggggcgcgcgtagggatggggggggggggacacgcaGGACAACTCAGGATTTCTAACTGTTGGAGGAGGGGAGGATGGAAAAGGTTAAGAAGGGTCCCCCTGGGCTGTGGCTTCCTCCCTTTGGCCTCAGGGACCCGTAGGGTCCCTTGGTTTGTCTCTTCTCTGGGGACTTGAAATGGGCTCCAGGTGGCCTGGCAGCCCATGCATTTATGCCGGTCACCTTCCACGCGAGTTGTGAGGGGACTTTTTGAGGATTATCTTGGTGCAAGCGCTGCAGAAAACCAGAACAAGGAcagcccccactcctcccctAGCATTCCAGACTTCTGGACCCTTAGAAACTGGAAAAGGTTGAACATCAGCCTGTGTTTGGGTTATAGACACTCAGGCAGCACATATCAGGGACACAGGGGGAGatatgtggggtggggggcagagccaGGAAGCTCTGGGTCTGGCCACAGTGTGGCCATCGTGCCCCAGACCACAGGCAGCGTTGACGCAACCCGTGCCCTCAGGAGGGCTTTGTTCTTTTATGGAGACCCATGGTCCTATTCCCTCTTCCCACTTCAAGGTAACAGGAAGGGCAAAGCACTGAGGTGTAGCCATGGACGTATGTCCTAAAAGCCTGGGACCAGCTATGGGCCCAGGACAGCCATGCAGCTGTGATTCCCAAATGTCCCAGCTTCTTCGGATCCCAAAGTCTTAGCCCAAGTTTGACACCAAAGCTCATTGGGTGGCAAAGACTATTCGCTTTTCCATGAGGCTCATTTATCCTACTTTTGGGGCCTGCTTGTACTTTCCTGCTGGGAAATTCTCCagaccctcccccacaccccaagTCCGGAAGTGCATTATATCGCCtttctaaaaacagaaacattCTGAACTTTGACCCACATCTGGCTTAGGGTTTGGGTAAGGGAtgtgtctgtctgcctgtctgcctgtctgcctgtctgcgCAGTGAGGCCCCGCCGCGGGGAGAGCCTCTGGGCTTTATGGGCCTTGGGTGGCGACCTTCAGACAGTGTCCTGCTGTCAGTCCAGAgcctcctctcccagcctctgTGTCCCTCCATCCGGAGGCCAGGAGGACAGCACCTCCCTTCCCTCGGGCTTGGCCTCACACCCGGCGCGGAGCGGTGTGGGATGATGGACAGGTGCTTGCTCTGGCTGCGGGACTCAGGGCAGATCCTGGGCTTCCTggtgggagcagaaggaaagTGCCTTGCGGCGCTGGTGGCTTGGGCCCAAGTTGTGCCTTCCCTGAGCCCCCACTGGTGCAGTGGGTGCCCGAGCTTGCTGGCTGCACACCCTGCGGCCGGCCCCGCTCTGGGCTCCCGGCGCCTCCGCGTCCCTGGAGGAGCTCTGCTGGTAGCTCCTGTGCCGGCTCATGGCGCGACTGGTGTGGGCTTCCTCCTCGCCTTGGTAACTGAGGTGTCAGAGCAGCTGGTGCTTCCGTGACAGCAAAGCTGTTGGGGACCGTGGGCTTGTGTGTGCACGGTGAAGAGGACCCCGCTGCCTCGCTCAGCTACACCCACCTTTCCTTGTCCACAGGGGCACAGACAAGTGACAGGGGTCAGTTGAGGGAGAGAGGCCTGATGGTGCCTGACAGCTAGGTGCAAGCTGCCAGTGTTTTCATGGGGCCTGCTTTATCCCGGGAGTCTGGACATCTGTCTCTGAGCTTCTCTGTCTGTCCACACAAGGGGAGCCCCTTCCCTAGGCCATCGTTGGGTCCAAGGCCATCAGATGAAACAGAACCTCTCTCCCAAGGCACTAGTCAGAGTCTCCACAAGCTCGCCCTGTGCTGAGCTCCCTGCACGTGGCCTGTGGACCCAGTCCACCCCTTTAGCTGCCCACCTGAACCATGGGAGGGAAGCAAGGCCCCCACGACCCAGGCTAGCGTGCCGGGCGTCCTTCTCGGATGGCCTTTGTCATCTCTTCACAGCTGGAAAAATGAGCAGCCCCTGTTGTAAGTGACAAGTGAGATGGGGCTGGGGGCCTTTCCCCCTCGGACTCCATGAGGGACGGCAACGGCGAAGAAGTCTGCTGGCCTCCTTCCAGTTCAAGGCGGTCTTCAGGGCCAGGGGCTGCCCCATGGTCCTGCCTTCATGCCTGCGAGTGGGCCTGGGGCCTGGCCGAGGAAAGGGGCTGCCGCCTGGGCCACCACCCCAGGCCAGGGAAGGCCGAGTCTCCTGACAGCCTCGTTCCTGGCAGGCTGGCCGCTGCAGCAAGACGGCAGCTGGGACGGtccaaaaataaaacccaattcCAGTGCCTTCCTGTGCGGTCTCAGGGCGGCCTCCGTGTGTGTGGCTGTGCGCACGTGGGTTCAGGACTTCGCTCACGTCCTTCTTACACGTCGTTACCAAATCACCTGCCCGCCCCTGCGCTGGACCAGGTCGCTGTCTGGAGGGACCGAGGTGGTTCCTGGGGGGAGGTCAGGGTTTGTGAATTTCTTTCGCTGAGGAGCTCTTGGTTCAAATTCAACCTTCTTCAAGGGGCCCATAGATGAGACAGGGGAGGGGCTGTCCCAGGCAAGCTCTAGACAAGGGACAAGGTGTTCTAGAACCCCCTTCTGAGACTACAGCGTGATTACAGAGTAACACATGAGTGCTGTTCTCAAATGCCCTCCCCTCTTCCAGCCTGACTCTGGGCAGGCCTTGTCCTCCGGCCAGGGGCAGGATGTGTGAGTTTCCTGGGGCTTCTCTAACAAGTGACCACAAACTGGAGGGGCTTAAGACCATGGACATTTATTCTTtcccagctctggaggccagaagccccAGATCAAGTCTGAGGGCAGGGCTGACTCCTTCTGGAAGGTTCTGAGGGAGAACCCATTCCTGGGCTTCTTGGCAGTTTGGGGCCCTCCTGGGGTCTGTGGCAACCCTTGGCTCGGGACTGCGTTTCTCCGATCTCTGCCTCTGTTGTGACAGGACTTTCTTCCTGTGtgtctgccttttcttcttaTAAGATGCCactctttgggggcacctgggtggctcagtgggttaagccgctgccttcagctcaggtcatgatctcagggtcctgggatagagccccacatcgggctctctgctcagcagggagcctgcttctcactctctctctgcctgcctctctgcctacttgtgatctctctgtcaaataaataaaatctttaaaaaaaaaaaaaagatgccactCTTTGGATTAAGGTCACCCTTATCAAGCATGATATCCTCTTAACTAATTACAGcccaatttccaaataaggttccattctgaggttctgggtggaCATCAACTTTGGGTGGCACTGTACCCCAGGACAGCTGAGCACAAGTAGGGGCGGGCAGGTGGGGCTGCTGGGGAGCCTTTGGCAGTCTGATGTGTCCCAGCCACACGGCGCGGCTCTGCTGGGGACAACATGACCGGCACAGGCTGCCAGTGGGACTCCCTTGCAACCCTTGGCACGGCCCCAGCTGCTCTGGGATCAGGCTAAGCTTCAGCTAAGCACAGGACAACCTGGGGGTCTCTGGGGCCAGGCCTCGGCCTTCctagaaagggacagagagcaggaggTCAGGTACAACGTCCCCATGGGCCCTTCGCCTTGCCCTGGCGAGGTACTTGCCCTGGGTCAGGTTTGGGACCTCATCCGACCCTACCAACAGCCCCCCACCAGCTTTCTGGTCACACATCTCTTCTCTCAAGTCACCTCCTGCAGAACACCTTACCCTCTGAGGCTGGAAGGAAGACCATGGGCCCTTGTCAGGCCCTTTGAGGCAATTCATTGGCCGGTGGGGACTCTGGGACTGGCCAGTCTCCTCAGGCGGGTTGTGGAGGGAGGTTGGGGACTCTGCCTGACCCAGCCCGCTCACTCAAGGCCAGGTGGGTAGGAggcagctgagcagagaggctggtgggggaggtggaggaatCTTGGGCACTGCTCCTCCCTGGGGCCCCCTGTTTTTGGCAGGCATTCCTGGGACTGGCCAGGTCCGGCCTGGGGCGCTTCACAGCAGTCTCCCAGGAAGGACCTAGGTCCTGTTCCTGGCTCCCAGCCCGTGACCAGCGGGCCTTTGTTTCCAGAGCGATGAATGATATTGGGGACTATGTCGGCTCTAACCTGGAGATATCCTGGCTCCCCAACCTGGATGGCCTGATGGAGGGCTACGCTCGCAACTTCCGGCCAGGCATCGGAGGTGAGGGCGGCCGGTGGGGACACGGGTAGACTCCTGCGTCCAGCAGCGCATGCGAGCCTTGCTGGCTCTGAGATGGCTCCCCTGAGGGTGCATCTGTGGTCCCCAAGGAGTGTGTCAGATTTTGACAGCTAGCCCCTCCAGGGAGACAGCCAGGAGGCTAGATCTTCTCAGCATCTCATCACAGAGCGTCGCCAGCACGGTCCTCCCTGCAAAGTCCTGTCCTGCCTGCCGGCTTTCAGTGGGTGGACAGCCTGGCTTCAGCTCCTTCCTTGCAGGGCCCCCTGTGAACGTGGCCCTCGCCATCGAGGTGGCCAGCATCGACCACATCTCGGAGGCGAACATGGTAGGTGCCGGCCACGCTCTGCCGCACCCCTGCCCGGGGCCCCCGGGGCAGGAGCCGGGCTGATGGCCAGtggccctccctgccttcccctgcaGGAGTACACCATGACGGTGTTTCTGCACCAGAGCTGGCGCGACAGCAGGCTGGCCTACAACCACACCAACGAGACTCTGGGGCTGGACAGCCGCTTCGTGGATAAGCTGTGGCTCCCAGACACCTTCATTGTGAACGCCAAGTCCGCCTGGTTCCACGATGTGACGGTAGAGAACAAGCTCATCCGGCTGCAGCCCGACGGGGTGATCCTTTACAGCATCCGGTGAGGACCTGTCCCCAGCAAGAGGCCCCGCCAGGAGCCagcttggggcgggggggggggggtgggtccGGAGCCTCTGGTCGCCAGAACCGCTGAACCCATGGCAGCTGCAGAGGGGGCGGCGGGAAGCCCGCAGGTGCAGCTTTTTGGCCAACGCGGtgcctttctgttttctctgcgGGGGTGagattcacataacataaaattcaccatttctaTGCGAATGATTCTGTGGCATTCAGTAGATTCGCAGTGTTGTGCAAACATCACCTCTGTCTGATTCCAGAACGTCTCATTCCCCGAAAAGGAGACCCCGGGCCCCTGAGCAttccctcaccaccccccccccgaaCCTGCTTTCTGCCCATTCTGCACATTTCACGTCGAGTGAGTCATGCGCGACGTGTCTTcgtgtctgcttcctcctttcagCAGTGTTTCTGGTGTTACCCGTGTTGTGACGTCCCTTCTGTGGCTGAGTAGCATTCCGTGGCCTGGTGCCCCCTCCTGCGTTCAGGAGCCCTGGGCGGCTCCACGTGTCGGCCATCGTGGATCGGGCCGCTGTGAACATGAATGTCCACACATTTGTTTCCACACGTGCTTCTGACACGTGccttttaaaaacagcattaGTTGCCAACTAGGAGATTTATGTAAGAGTCTAAATTCTTCTGGAGAGTCAGAACGTTCGGCGGCCCCGGCCCCTTCCCACACTGCCCGGTCGGCGGGAACGCCCAGAGGCTGTCCTTCATCGCAGGTCGGGTGCTCGGGCACCCTTGTCTTccaagccccccaccccggcttAGCCAAACAGGCATTTGGAAGGACGAACAAAGTGACAGGAGCCCAGCTGCGATTCCCGAAGGAAGAGCCAGGAGTGTCTGTCCGTGGACCGCGGCGGTCCGTGCGCCCCCCGCTGGGGCCAGCGTCTCGCCGACAGAGCCCCAGAGGCTGTTCGGCCCCCCTCGCTGGACGGGGCccccgggtgggggtgggggcaggagaagcaggatgGCGGGCACCGGCCTCCCTCCCGGAGACCTCACCAGCACGTTGTCTGGGCAGAATCACGTCCACGGTGGCCTGCGACATGGACCTGGCCAAGTACCCCATGGACGAGCAGGAGTGCATGCTCCTCCTGGAGAGCTGTGAGTGCCTCCGGCCGCCGGCCGCTCCCGACTCTGCTGGGGAGGGGCCGGGCACGCGCACCGTCAGGGGCCATTGCGGATGACCTGGCTTGGGGACCGGGAAGCATCTGGGCCCCGTGGAGTCGAGGCCGAAGGGAGGGAGCCGCAAGGCCTGAGACCCTCGTCCCGGGGCAGTGCCTTGCTGGGGACAGGCGGGTGTGGAGCCCAGACGAGGCACGTGTCTGTATCACGCGATCTGCAGGACAGCCGCGGTGGGTCACCCAGAGATGGTGACCTGCCCTGTCCGCCTGCCTGGGGTGCTGGGCGCGGCCGCAGGCCTTCTCACCCCTGGCCGGGTCTTCTCGTGCTGTCCCCTGTCGCTGCTGCGCCGGGCTCCCCAGGTGCACGGGGCGCTCCtgctgggggctgctgggggctgccgggggcgggggtgcgAGGCTCCGCTGCCCGCCGGGGCTCTCCTGCAGACGGCTACTCGTCCGAGGACGTGGTGTACTACTGGTCGGAGAACCAGGAGCGGATCCACGGGCTCAACGAGCTGCACCTGGCCCAGTTCACCATCACCAGCCACCGCTTCACCGCCGAGCTGAGGAACTTCAAATCCGGTAACACGGCTTCTCCCCACGAGCCGGCTTGCGGGTTTCTGGCCCCTCCAGCAAAGCTGACAGCTGGCCCTCGGGATCCCCGAGGAGACACTGGAAAACCACGGATGGGCACAGGCCGCACCTGGGGACTCTGGACACCACAGTGTGGACGGCCGTCAGGTTTTCTCGGCCTTGTTCCTCcggcctctgctgctccctggaGGCGGCAGCCCCTGGGGTTTGGGAGACATGAGGGGCCAGGGCGTCAGGggcctcctggggctgctgtgtCTCCTGgtccttcctgccccttcccagctccTGCCGCCCCGTCGCTGGTGCCAGTGAGCCCAGCTGGCCCTCTCCTTTCGTCTGGCTGTGCCCCGAGGAGGGCCAGGAGAGCTGGGCTGGCCGCACGGTTGGGGTAGGAGCCTGGGCCAGTGTGGACCCGGAGCccatctcctctccttcctctgggcGGCCCTGTAGGGAGCCGGCCTCCCTCCAGGACGAGGGCCTGGGCAGGGGAGACCCCTGACCCATCAGGCTgtgtgggggaggtggtgaaggccGGGGTCTGGGGCTCACAGGGGCCCCTCTGCCCGAACGCCACCGCGTGTGTGAGGCGGGTCCCAACCCGGAGTGCTTCCCCGGCAGCTGGCCAGTTCCCCCGGCTCAGCCTGCATTTCCGCCTCCGGAGGAACCGCGGCGTCTACATCATCCAGTCCTATATGCCCTCCGTGCTCCTCGTCGCCATGTCCTGGGTCTCCTTCTGGATCAGCCAGGCGGCGGTGCCGGCCAGGGTGTCTCTAGGTACGGGGCCCTGACCTTTCCTCGGAGGGAGCGGGCCGAAGGGCAGGAGCCCAGAAATAGGACCCCCGCCCTGCCAGCCGCAAGCCCGGGCCTCGTCTCCCAGCCCCATGTTCCCAGCTGTCCTGGGCCCATGGCCAGCTGGGCCAGGTCCGGTCAGAGGAGTCTGACCTGCCcttgggccaggggtgggggcacagggaggtgGCGGGGGCCCCAGCGCTCACCACCCTCCCCAGCAGGTATTACCACGGTGCTCACCATGACCACGCTGATGGTCAGCGCCCGCTCCTCCCTCCCGCGGGCCTCGGCCATCAAGGCCCTCGATGTGTACTTCTGGATCTGCTATGTCTTCGTGTTTGCCGCGTTGGTGGAGTATGCCTTCGCCCACTTCAATGCTGACTACCGGAAGAAGCAGAAGGCCAAGGTCAAGGTcaaagagcagaaagcagaggtgaGGCTGAGCCTGCTGGCTCCCTCGTGTCCAGGGTCAAGGACAGCCTCCCCGACACCCTCCCAGTGGCCCCCAGTCCCCACTCCCTCTAGCCCCAACATGAAGAGGCAGCATTGCTGGGGCCCCTTGTCCCGGGACCTGCTCAGgaccctctgccccctgctctggGGAGGTCACTTGCAGCCCCCGGCGCAAAAGAGCAGGTCCAGACTCTGGCCCATTCTGCGGCCGGACACGGGAGGACTTAGGCCCTGGCCCAGGCTGGGGTCCTGGTGTGGGGAGCCGGCCCTGGGCTCAGCCCTGTCTCCTTCCCCGCCACGCCCCGCCACGCAGCTGGACGTGAAGAACGCCATCGTGCTCCTCT encodes:
- the GABRD gene encoding gamma-aminobutyric acid receptor subunit delta; this translates as MDTLIGLLPPLLLLCAQQPRGARAMNDIGDYVGSNLEISWLPNLDGLMEGYARNFRPGIGGPPVNVALAIEVASIDHISEANMEYTMTVFLHQSWRDSRLAYNHTNETLGLDSRFVDKLWLPDTFIVNAKSAWFHDVTVENKLIRLQPDGVILYSIRITSTVACDMDLAKYPMDEQECMLLLESYGYSSEDVVYYWSENQERIHGLNELHLAQFTITSHRFTAELRNFKSAGQFPRLSLHFRLRRNRGVYIIQSYMPSVLLVAMSWVSFWISQAAVPARVSLGITTVLTMTTLMVSARSSLPRASAIKALDVYFWICYVFVFAALVEYAFAHFNADYRKKQKAKVKVKEQKAELDVKNAIVLLSLSAAGATQELAVSRRHCRGAGNLMGSYRCVEKETGQAERPGAGRSGGRGGLRALFKPIDADTIDIYARVVFPAAFVAVNVLYWAAYAM